A stretch of the Cryptomeria japonica unplaced genomic scaffold, Sugi_1.0 HiC_scaffold_873, whole genome shotgun sequence genome encodes the following:
- the LOC131078335 gene encoding putative germin-like protein 2-3, whose amino-acid sequence MAADSDPLQDFCVADKESMVKVNGFVCKDPKDVSAEDFFFGGLGQAGNTDNAVGSNVTMANVMQIPGLNTFGISLVRIDYAVGGINPPHTHPRATEVLVLLEGQLLVGFIDTTNKFFSKTLEKGDVFVFPKALVHFQQNVGHENAVAIAALSSQLPGAQTIANSLFAADPALPDSVLAKAFRITQELVDFIQKKFA is encoded by the exons ATGGCAGCGGATTCCGATCCCTTGCAAGATTTCTGCGTCGCAGACAAGGAAAGCATGG TTAAGGTGAACGGGTTCGTTTGCAAAGATCCCAAGGATGTTTCGGCAGAGGACTTCTTCTTCGGGGGACTTGGGCAGGCAGGGAACACCGACAATGCAGTGGGCTCAAATGTAACGATGGCCAATGTTATGCAGATACCAGGCCTCAACACCTTCGGAATATCGTTGGTCCGTATCGATTACGCAgtgggtggaataaatcctcctcacacGCACCCAAGAGCCACTGAAGTTCTTGTTTTACTGGAAGGCCAGcttcttgtgggtttcattgacaccaccaacaagtttttcagcaaaacgttggagaagggagatgtgtttgtgtttccaaaggcacttgtgcatttccagcagaatgtggggCATGAAAATGCGGTGGCCATAGCTGCATTGAGCAGCCAGCTTCCGGGAGCTCAGACAATCGCCAACTCTCTGTTTGCAGCGGATCCTGCTCTCCCAGATTCCGTATTGGCCAAGGCCTTCCGCATCACCCAAGAGCTTGTCGATTTCATTCAGAAGAAATTTGCATAA